Below is a genomic region from Raphanus sativus cultivar WK10039 chromosome 4, ASM80110v3, whole genome shotgun sequence.
GTGTCTTACAGGGAATCCACATGGAGCTGTGTCAGACTATGGCAGACTATGTCAGACTGTCGAGATTAGAATATTTGGTATTTTGTATGGTGCACAAAATATTTCTTATTGTGGCTGTGATATGATAAACGTATGATTACTTTGTAGAGTGTGACAAATAGTATGTGATGTTTATCCTGATTTAAAAATGTCTATTTATatattgggaatatatgttcaTTGAAGGAGTTTTGAAAACTGGATAATGTTCTTTGACAGACGACAAAAAGCATATAAAACCGGTTTTTCGTTTTCCAATGCTGAAATAATATAACAACACCACCgtcttaatataatatattgggATTAATGGAACTATATTATGTTTTgtatactaattaaataatcGTAAATATTATATTGGAAGTATTTCAAATTGAATATGTACTATTAAGGCGTTGTTCGGAATTTGAACTGAAAATGTACCATTTGAAGAAGTATTTTGAATCTGGAATATATTCAGTAAACCCAGACAATTGAAAATATAACCGGTTATTCCTCATCTACATTTATCCATTATTTTAAGGTCACCAATTTATGATGACTAATATCTTTCGATTAAATTGGGTTTCATATTAACACTTACTAATACATTTGCCTTAATAGTAGACACAAATTTGTGTCCAATTTACTGAATAGGAGTTCAAATAAAGTAGTACATAAACCGATAAACGTTTCACACTCGAAATACAAAATAGTTTGCGATCGTAGTTGCTTGCATTCAACGAAATAGATAAACAGTAGATAAACAAACATTTCTTAGATATAAGTTGTGAGAATTTCAGATATACTTCTTACTTCACTCGACTAGTCTTCTACAGCTTCTCATGTAGTTCATACAACATCACCACAAGTCTTTGCGCTTCTTCCTTGAGAGTAGTAGGAGTGATAGACCTGCAGATTTCAATCCCAAACCTTGCATGCGTTTGCATGAGCAATATGGATGTTAGGGCAGAGTGTGAGCGGTTGCTGTTATGACGCACCACATTAGGCCTCTCTATCACAACAGCAGGATAAGAAGCAGTAGTGGAGAGCACTCCGGTACGCCTCAAAAGTGGGGGGATCATATCTCTGAAGGGTTGGAGTTGTTTCGCCAATTCTTCATCAGACCGGAGCCCCATATTGCACTCAAGAACAGTTAACTTCCACGCTTTCAGGTCGAAACACACAACAACCCAGTCTTTGTTCCCTAGATCAAACGGAAAGTAGTGATGAGTGAAAGGTGCCATTGTCGGCTCGTCCTGACCAAGATAGTGAACAAGATCTTTGGGAAAATTATATGACTCTTGTGATCTTGAACGCTCAAACTTTGGATAATGCTTcaacaacaacacaacataTCTGGTGTCAAGAAAGTTGGGACTTCTCTCACGGCTACAATTCGGTGCACTGTTGTATGTGGTCCGTACAAACCTCACCAAGATATCAATAATctgtatatttaaaaacaaaacaggaTTCAAAATGTATATCCACGATTGTAGCTGAGAAAACTGAATATAAAGAAGACATACCCTAGCTGGTAAGGAACGGCTGAGTTCTACGATTCCCGTGATGTCCTTGGAAGTTACTGCCAGCCCGGCAACATTTATAACACTTAtatattcaaacaaaaacatatttaacAATAGCGTATTAGATATCCAGGTTTtcaaattattacaaaatatataatataagaggCATTGAGGTAACTTACAAGTTGTTGCTTAGTTTACCAACGAGCTTTGTGTATTTGGACATTACCAAATCAGGGCAGGAGTATGCAGTAAAAAAAGGGTCGGCTTCACGAGCTCGGGCAAGTGTATCATCCCCACTTTCAATCTCTTGTACATGTTCACCTGGAACCACCTTACTGCGTTTGCTTTTAGGACTTAGTGGAGGATGTGACGGGTCGtctgttgcttcttcttcccTATGTTCTGGAACTGTGTCAATCATATCTTCTGTGGCTACCGGAAGCGATGGATATGGAGATGGAGCCTGTAAAATGGCGGTTGTTGTGATTTCTTCTGTGGCTACCGGAAGCGATGGAGATGGAGCCTGTAAAATGGCGTAGGTCATACCACATTCATGCTTATTATATTGACAATGAATTAACATACCACAGTTTTCGAGCCACCAAAGTTAGTCTCAATATTGTCTGAACCATAGTGGACATTATGAGATCCTTCTGACAGCTCTCCAATGATCTTACGTGAAACATTGGCCCCATTCACCTCTGCTCTTGACTGTAAATTGACACACaacatatttaaattgattaacatatttaataactGAGGACAAACATACATAATGAAATTTATTGGCTAAATATCCCCAGATAATAACCTTGGTATCGAATTTGGTTTTTGCACGGTTAACTGAGATATCAAATTATCAAGATAGCAGGTTGATACATTGATTATcgagtttttaaatattatttacaaatttaaattctCATAACCGGCACAATAACAAGTCAACATGTTCGAAATCACTTATTACCCCtaacatattaattaattttcatgtttGAAATCACTTATACGAAAAACATAGTAAATCCATTTATTGTGGTTAAAATCACTTATACCactaaaaaattaattcattataCATACCGAGACCATAGAAGATTCTTTGGTGTGGCTATTGGCTGATAAGAAGTCAGCCTCGAAGCCCTGATCATTGTTATTCAAGCGTGAAGTAGAATTAGCTACCCTCCCATGAGACCCCTGTCAATCAACCCcaatccaaaaacaaaaatatattgttatacaTATCCGGTTTTACCATCATATGATGGTTGATACCAGTTACTATATATTGGTATCGGATATTACAATCGCAAACGGCAAGTTCTAGTATTTTTCAATTACCTCCAACACTGATGTTGATCTTCTGTCGCCATTGGGTTGACTGTTGTCACCATTTTCTTCCTCATTTACCTCAGTGTTTAGGTTCCCCCCAGGTTTCTGTGTTCTGAGGTTTGGGTTGGCCTCACCGTCCATGGAAGACCGCATGATATCATCCTTGAAGGTTTGAAGCTGATTATTGACTGAAACCATGATAGTGGTCTCCAAGGAGTCCACTTGAACAGCCGTTTTTTCGGCAACTGATACAGCTTTGGCCACATTCGCATCAACTCTTTGGAGCTCCGTTTTGAGAATAGACATCACAATGCCTGCAATACGGTTGTCGTCGTCCGTTTCCTTGTGTGTAACCGGGTTATTTTTCCGCTTCTTCTTACCCACCTCCTTTGCTATGTCACGCAATCTCTCAACGTCAAGTTTGGTAGCGCCACCTTTGAACATCGTAGCCGTGAAAGAGTAACCTTCTGCTAGAAGCTTCAGAAGATTATCTACTTTAACGTCGCACACCTCGTCTGCCCATACAAGTATAACGTTATCTATTGGTCTATCCGGATCATCAGGGATAATGCTTCTAACCAAAACCTGAAATATTAAAGCTTAACTGTTAACCAACAAcacaaatttaacaaaaatatcgAGTGTTTGTTATTACTAAAACGGAGGACTCAAAAACATCAACTTACATCAGTTTTTTTGTCCTCTTTGCGAGCATGCCCGGGGCTCAGTGTCTTTTGTTTGTTCCTCTTCTTCACGATATCATCTCCATCGTCGCTGCTATCGGAATCAGAAGATGCACAAGTCTCCAAGACAACTTCGGTTAGAGATGGTACAGCCTCTACCATAACCAGTTGTAGTGCCAATGCAAACCCTTTCAGTGCTATTGTATCATTGGAGAAGGCGACCTCGTCTCTTTGCTTTATACTACCCATAAGCATTTCAAAAGCTAGGCGACCCCACGGATACGAAAAGAACTGGTCGAGATCTTTTGTTGCCTCAGCATGttctttcatcatcttcattttGAGGTTTGTGGAGAGGAGGACCGAAGAGACTATCGCGAGACAAGCCACCTTAATCCTTATGTCTGAATCGGTTATCGTTTTTTTCCTTAGCATCTTTAGGGCCGTCGAAACCCGAATCTCCTCTCTGTTCCCAAATAGCTCGGCCCAATAAGGTTTCTCCTTCATCTTCGACTTTGACTTCACCTTCGTCTTCTTCGGGTATTCACCGCAGTGGAGACCGGTTACAATCGCGAACTCGCGAAGAGAAAATTTTATCGGTTTCCCCGCAAACCGAAACCAAGCCTCATATTTTTTCTCCACCTTCAACTGTCTAGACAACATGTATCTAGCAAATCTACCCGAGAAACCCGGTTTCTCCGCGATGTCAACAATCTTACCAAAGGGAGACAAGCGCAATCTCTGGATCTCATCTTCTTCCAGGGAATCTAGTATGTGATTGATAGCCGTAGAGGATTGGTAGGTAAGAACTCTGACACCTACCGGTTCATCGCCCGCCGCAAACATCATCTCCGGAATGGGAAGGGGAGGTTCCGCAGGATCGCGAACTGGTTCATCGCGGTTGGGAGATTCGTCCATTTTCTggactttttttcttttggtgaaCTTCAAAGTTTGAAGGTGAGAGAGTAATGAGAAGATGTGAGAGATGGCGTTATGTTCTATGGGAAACTCAAAAGGTTTTAGCATCTTTTGAAACAAAACCCTTCGTAATAATTACAGTCTCCTGCATTAAACTGACAACACGTAAAGTTCAGAGGCTGCTGCAATAGGCTGACCAGGAATAATTAAATAATGcgattatttacatttttataacaTTAGGATATTGCAGTTCGATCAAAGGTTCTCTAAAATATAATCAGGCCCACTTAACAATTTAAAAGCCCGTAGTATATAACCGTTACACGGCCCATGCTTAATTTGTGAGCATACGATGGCCCATTACTGAATTTGTGatcattattttgaaaataatgatctcatcttcaaaaatatcttcttctctcctttcttaaaaatatcttatcatctgcgaaaatatctttttgttaataaaatattataaaagcaCTAAAAtatcttcctctcttctcttatgTTCATCACTTCACATCGCCAAAAATAACCGGTTTTCAATCTCTGTTGACTTTTTCAATAACCTGTTATATCGTCAAAACTGCCGGTTGCAGGTTACTCAATTTTGCCATACACGTGACTTCTCAAGGACAGAATCGTGAAGCCGTGCGTTAAGTTACATGGTTCtccaattaataaaaaatttgcaCACTTCTGCAAATACCatccaaaattttgatattgagCTAAATAGGCCTTCATTTTATATGATCATGATGTATTATTGTATGTGTTCCAAGTTTGACATATTCcatttatatttatcattttatcaCATAAGCATATTACTCGTGATATTCCAATTTGACTAGCAAATCTATCATTAACGTGGAGTCACAATGTAAAGCATTACTTCAACACTGTCACTGGGCATGTAAAAGGTAGACTCGACATAAGTTCTTCTTTCGCACAATTGCACTGCCCACGTCGTCACTGAATCCGTTTATTCACTATGTTTATTGATTGAACAAACAAAAGGGAGGTGTCACCTAAAACCTATAATCAGGGCATCTAAGTTGGGAGATTTACCGCCGTTTTTCTTTTGGATGGCTCAATAATGTCTACGGATGTTCTGTTAAAGCGGGTTTTGGTTGCTCCGGAAGGAACTCACGGTTTCGACAGCCCAATGATATGTTGTGGCGAGGGTGAAGTGAGAAGTCTGGTTTCAACTTTATTTATCTTATCTATTGTGATTTCTGTTAAGCTTTCAGCTAGTTTGATCTTTTATGTTTAACTTGCCAGTTTCGATTCATTTTTGTGTGGTGTTTGTGCTTATCGTTTTTAAACTAATCTCCCGTGTGTGGGCTATAGATTCCGGCGATATTCATTTCGTATGTCGGCTTAAGACTCACGGGGTTGTATAAACCATCGTCTTTGTATGTTTCAGTTTCTAATCAAAATCTTTTTGAGgaaaaaaattacttttggtGAGAAACTCTAATTAAAACTCTTGATGTGTATGGCCATACTAAAAAGATTCTTATTCGGAATATTTATTCCATCAGCAAATGATCGAAAGAAGAACAGCCAACAAAGAATTAGATCACAACtgtcatatataataaaactatagaGGAAGAAAAATCCTGGATCCATCATCACTTCAAAATCACCAAACACGAGCGGCAGTTTGAAATTACAAGACTAAAAAGGTTATTTGATTCAAGTCAATAGGTTCATAACTACCAGAGCAATTGTACTATTCATATCCTATTTTTCTTGAAGAACTTGTATATACTCGCAagttatatgaaaatttagtagcaaaaaaacaaaatttgcaGGTGATGTATTTCATGACTGTAACTAATATTCATTGTTGTAGTATTTTAGAGaacattaaaatgaaaatatatagacCACATGTTCTCTTCATAACACCAGTAACAATTCACCATGACCATATTCACTGTACAATCAGTAGTGAGAAAACGTCCCCAGTAACATTTATTATGACGAGGCCCTCCAAAGTAAAAGTATAATTTGGGTACCATTAATCTTTATCTCACAAATTGTATTCATAAAACCAGTTTTGATTCAACAAAGAatcttggaacaacttgtttcAATTTCAACACATTAATATCGTTCAAGCTCGAAACTGCAACTTGATTggaaataaaggaaaaaaaaagggttCACAAGATAATAGTGCCATCACAAACAGTGAAATTCAGACCATCAAAGCTTAAAGAATGCACCAAAGCTTAATCGACTTCCTCGATCTTGGGGCCAGGACCTCCGGTAGAAGGAGGagcttcatcatcatccatcCCAGCAGGGCCACTTGCATCACCACCAGCTCCTTGATACATCTTAGCTATGATGGGATTGCAGACACTCTCCAACTCTTTCATCTTGTCTTCAAACTCGTCAGCCTCAGCCGTCTGGTTCCCATCAAGCCACTGGATTGCCTCCTCAACCGAATcctcaatcttcttcttgtctGCAGCAGGAAGCTTCTCGCCAATCTTCTCATCCCGGATCGTGTTTCTCATGTTGTAAGCATAGTTCTCGAGCGCGTTCTTGGCCTCAACCTTCTTCTTATGCTCCTCGTCCTCAGACTTGTACTTCTCAGCCTCTTGCACCATCTTCTCTATCTCGTCTTTAGACAAGCGACCCTTGTCGTTGGTGATGGTGATCTTGTTCTTCTGGCCAGTGGTCTTGTCCTCCGCAGAGACGTTGAGGATTCCATTTGCGTCTATGTCAAAGCAGACTGTGATCTGAGGGACACCACGGGGAGCAGGAGGGATGCCAGAGAGCTCGAATTTACCGAGGAGGTTGTTGTCTTTGGTTCTGGCTCTCTCACCTTCGTAGACTTGAATCAACACACCAGGCTGGTTGTCAGAGTAAGTGGAGAAGACCTGTTCCTTCTTGGTGGGGATCGTAGTGTTCCTCTGGATCAAGGTGGTCATGACTCCACCAGCGGTTTCGAGaccaagagagagaggagtCACGTCC
It encodes:
- the LOC108851202 gene encoding uncharacterized protein LOC108851202; protein product: MDESPNRDEPVRDPAEPPLPIPEMMFAAGDEPVGVRVLTYQSSTAINHILDSLEEDEIQRLRLSPFGKIVDIAEKPGFSGRFARYMLSRQLKVEKKYEAWFRFAGKPIKFSLREFAIVTGLHCGEYPKKTKVKSKSKMKEKPYWAELFGNREEIRVSTALKMLRKKTITDSDIRIKVACLAIVSSVLLSTNLKMKMMKEHAEATKDLDQFFSYPWGRLAFEMLMGSIKQRDEVAFSNDTIALKGFALALQLVMVEAVPSLTEVVLETCASSDSDSSDDGDDIVKKRNKQKTLSPGHARKEDKKTDVLVRSIIPDDPDRPIDNVILVWADEVCDVKVDNLLKLLAEGYSFTATMFKGGATKLDVERLRDIAKEVGKKKRKNNPVTHKETDDDNRIAGIVMSILKTELQRVDANVAKAVSVAEKTAVQVDSLETTIMVSVNNQLQTFKDDIMRSSMDGEANPNLRTQKPGGNLNTEVNEEENGDNSQPNGDRRSTSVLEGSHGRVANSTSRLNNNDQGFEADFLSANSHTKESSMVSSRAEVNGANVSRKIIGELSEGSHNVHYGSDNIETNFGGSKTVAPSPSLPVATEEITTTAILQAPSPYPSLPVATEDMIDTVPEHREEEATDDPSHPPLSPKSKRSKVVPGEHVQEIESGDDTLARAREADPFFTAYSCPDLVMSKYTKLVGKLSNNFVINVAGLAVTSKDITGIVELSRSLPARIIDILVRFVRTTYNSAPNCSRERSPNFLDTRYVVLLLKHYPKFERSRSQESYNFPKDLVHYLGQDEPTMAPFTHHYFPFDLGNKDWVVVCFDLKAWKLTVLECNMGLRSDEELAKQLQPFRDMIPPLLRRTGVLSTTASYPAVVIERPNVVRHNSNRSHSALTSILLMQTHARFGIEICRSITPTTLKEEAQRLVVMLYELHEKL